From the Tripterygium wilfordii isolate XIE 37 chromosome 6, ASM1340144v1, whole genome shotgun sequence genome, one window contains:
- the LOC119999887 gene encoding uncharacterized protein LOC119999887, producing MCAYLPLPTRAPLFPLPFPLSKPLPLLSVENFIRLRDSVNLQRLMAALAPGIILRLLNGMNTGVKPTGEHRSSLLQVTDIVPADLDEKNLFPKHGFFIKVTDSSHSIYVSLPSEQDDIVLSNKMQLGQFLYVDKLEPGSPVPIVKGVKPLPGRHPLIGTPEPIMGLREKGERCEHKTCSKVSSHRRGSWGTGPTGTDPSSPMVLKPVPLDFDQCTPVKDRSSANSVKLGNNPPMSPMIRNSRINKEGIGSAGVRCSFGGGLLVKMVDSKGESPALLRKSCVASSTSKFPRCKSVCEREPRVPISPFNSAEKKSATPPPSLGKKRVAASLNMNSDAQESANSRMASEAQSQSGNSAPAVRTSLPMNLPGKLSVLGKEAVQQRETAQKMALQALRDATATETVVRSLKLFSNLSKSAKTESPANCFDKFLEFHHQIVQAVTDMVSIQAATEVANLKSEKDKPPEEESQILNEITHNSYDQCRNSELNSSKRRCALYKSIAAFPERKEQKTNSEKLLRSYANAKTSSERKTLSTPHGKLSLEAITENDENKKPAFSSLSNTIKLGKQIQTEAGNWFMEFLEKALEAGMKKSKVAADGDARKVPQSLILKVINWVEVEQCDSSKRAVHPKAAQIARKLRIKMKNP from the exons ATGTGTGCGTACTTACCGTTGCCCACAAGGGCCCCACTCTTCCCCTTGCCCTTCCCCT TATCTAAACCACTACCACTTCTCTCGGTCGAAAATTTCATTCGTCTTCGCGATTCTGTAAATCTTCAGAGGCTAATGGCGGCGCTGGCACCTGGAATTATATTAAGGCTTCTGAATGGAATGAACACAGGGGTCAAGCCAACCGGGGAGCACCGGAGCTCTCTGTTACAGGTGACGGACATCGTCCCTGCCGATCTGGATGAGAAGAATCTTTTCCCTAAACACGGATTCTTCATAAAGGTGACAGATTCTTCACATTCAATTTATGTCAGTCTTCCCTCAGAGCAAGATGACATTGTTCTTAGTAACAAGATGCAGTTGGGCCAGTTCTTGTATGTTGATAAACTGGAACCAGGATCCCCTGTCCCGATTGTTAAGGGCGTCAAACCACTACCTGGCCGGCACCCATTAATCGGAACTCCAGAACCAATAATGGGTCTCAGAGAGAAAGGGGAGAGATGTGAACATAAGACCTGTTCAAAGGTTTCAAGTCACAGAAGAGGTTCTTGGGGAACAGGACCAACTGGGACAGATCCTTCTTCTCCCATGGTTTTGAAGCCAGTGCCTTTAGATTTCGATCAGTGCACACCAGTGAAGGATCGTTCTAGTGCTAATTCTGTGAAACTTGGGAACAATCCACCAATGTCTCCGATGATAAGAAATAGTAGAATTAACAAGGAGGGAATTGGGAGTGCTGGAGTTAGGTGTTCATTTGGTGGTGGATTGCTTGTTAAGATGGTGGATTCGAAGGGAGAAAGCCCTGCATTGCTGAGGAAAAGCTGTGTTGCATCCTCTACCTCGAAATTCCCACGGTGCAAGAGTGTCTGTGAGAGGGAGCCAAGAGTTCCAATTAGTCCATTCAATTCAGCT GAAAAGAAAAGTGCAACCCCACCTCCAAGtctaggaaaaaaaagagtggcAGCTTCCCTCAATATGAATTCAGATGCACAAGAGTCTGCCAATTCAAGGATGGCTTCAGAGGCACAGTCCCAGTCTGGTAATTCAGCCCCTGCTGTACGTACCAGTCTGCCTATGAATTTGCCTGGAAAGCTTAGTGTATTGGGGAAG GAAGCTGTCCAGCAGCGAGAAACAGCTCAGAAGATGGCTCTTCAAGCGCTGAGAGATGCTACGGCCACTGAGACAGTGGTTCGATCACTCAA GTTATTCTCAAACTTGAGCAAATCAGCCAAAACAGAGTCACCTGCAAACTGTTTTGACAAGTTCCTGGAATTTCATCACCAAATTGTGCAAGCTGTGACAGATATGGTGTCCATTCAAGCAGCAACTGAAGTTGCAAATCTGAAAAGTGAGAAAGATAAACCACCAGAAGAAGAGTCACAAATCCTAAACGAAATTACGCACAATTCATATGATCAATGCCGAAACTCAGAGCTAAATTCATCCAAGAGACGATGTGCATTGTACAAATCAATCGCTGCCTTTCCTGAAAGAAAGGAACAGAAGACAAACTCAGAGAAACTACTGAGATCATATGCTAACGCAAAAACTTCATCAGAAAGAAAAACACTATCCACTCCACATGGGAAATTGTCCCTTGAAGCAATTACTGAGAATGATGAGAATAAAAAACCAGCCTTTAGCAGCTTGAGCAATACCATTAAACTGGGCAAGCAGATTCAAACAGAAGCTGGAAATTGGTTCATGGAGTTTCTTGAGAAAGCTTTGGAAGCAGGGATGAAGAAATCGAAAGTTGCAGCGGATGGGGATGCTCGAAAAGTTCCTCAGTCTCTCATACTTAAGGTTATCAATTGGGTGGAGGTAGAACAGTGTGATAGCAGTAAGCGGGCTGTTCATCCTAAGGCAGCACAAATAGCTCGGAAGTTGAGAATCAAAATGAAGAACCCTTGA